DNA from Polaribacter sp. NJDZ03:
AAAGCAACAATAAAAGCAGAAGTATACCCTTTACCTTTTGCAACCTTTAAAGATTGTTTTACATTAGAATAGTTAGAAGTGTTTCCAAAATAATATTTATAATAACTACCTACAGCAACTCGCTCTACTTCTCTTAAACCTTTAAAATTGTATGCTTTTGTTTCTATTTTATTTCTTCCAGAGGCAACTTGCACTTTGTATTCTACATTACCTACTACTTTGCTTTCTGACACATTATTGTTTACTGTATTTAGTTTTAAATTACCTAAATATTTTAAAACAGCTGCTGTAATGGCAGTTCCCATTTGTTCTTGACCTTTTTTAGAATTTAGATATCTACCTTCTGTTTTATTGGTTAAAAAACCTAATTCTACCAAAACACTTGGCATAATAGTTTCTCTTAAAACCTGAAAGTTATCTTGCTTTACCTTTCTATCATGTCTTTTTAATTTAGAGGTAAAACTATGTTGAATTAAACTGGCAATAGTTAAACTTCTATCTAAGTTTTCTTCTTGTAATAGAGATAAGCCAATTACAGATTCTGCAGAATTAGAATCGAATCCTTTATACTTCTCTTCATAATTATCTTCATAAAAAATGGAAGCATTTTCTCTTTTAGCAATTTCTAAGTTCTTTTTATTACCTCTTAAACCTAAAACAAAAGTACCCGCACCATATGCATTAGACGTATGAGAGTCGCAATGAATGGATAGAAACAAGTCTGCCTTTGCATGATTTGCAATTTCTCCTCTTTTCCATAAATCGATAAAAACATCGTCACTTCTAGTGTAAACAACTTTTATATCTTTAGTCTTAGATAATTTTCCTCCTACAAGTAGCGCAACTTTTAACGCTATATTCTTCTCTTTGTAACCGTTACCTAGGTTTCCAGGATCTTTACCACCATGACCAGCATCAATAACAACTACGTATTCTTTTTGCCCAAATAGT
Protein-coding regions in this window:
- a CDS encoding N-acetylmuramoyl-L-alanine amidase — its product is MQIKENHKINIKVRNLLFFLFAFSFLMNPSLLFGQKEYVVVIDAGHGGKDPGNLGNGYKEKNIALKVALLVGGKLSKTKDIKVVYTRSDDVFIDLWKRGEIANHAKADLFLSIHCDSHTSNAYGAGTFVLGLRGNKKNLEIAKRENASIFYEDNYEEKYKGFDSNSAESVIGLSLLQEENLDRSLTIASLIQHSFTSKLKRHDRKVKQDNFQVLRETIMPSVLVELGFLTNKTEGRYLNSKKGQEQMGTAITAAVLKYLGNLKLNTVNNNVSESKVVGNVEYKVQVASGRNKIETKAYNFKGLREVERVAVGSYYKYYFGNTSNYSNVKQSLKVAKGKGYTSAFIVAFKNGEKISVQEALKIQ